One genomic region from Haloprofundus salinisoli encodes:
- a CDS encoding glycosyltransferase family 2 protein, whose translation MPAAARPLVSVVVPTYDRPTYLRSAVQSVFDQTYDAVELLVVDDCSPRPAAPVLDEMNSDGRHRVRVIRHERNRGGSAARATGIGAAEGRYIAFLDDDDEWLPTKLEKQVAVFDAYPEVGLVYTGSQVIDGNGDELESVLPVAHGNLTKTLLCENVIGSFSNVMVRRALVEEVGTPDERFPSWQDLEWYVRLSRHCSFAGIREPLIRYQTDSPGRITDDVDDALVSRRLFVEKFDPLAREYGRLFGRKFRAWAAYRVGRLLVMHGEFDRARPLLVSAVRLYPFEPAFVTFLLPTLGGERAYRLLKSAKRRVGVHT comes from the coding sequence ATGCCTGCGGCAGCTCGTCCGTTGGTCAGCGTCGTCGTTCCAACCTACGACCGACCAACGTATCTCCGATCTGCGGTCCAATCGGTGTTCGACCAGACGTACGACGCCGTCGAACTCCTCGTCGTCGACGACTGCTCTCCGAGGCCGGCCGCGCCGGTTCTCGACGAGATGAACTCGGACGGTCGCCACCGCGTCCGCGTTATTCGACACGAGCGAAACCGCGGCGGGTCTGCCGCCCGCGCGACGGGAATAGGGGCCGCAGAGGGCCGTTACATCGCGTTCCTCGACGACGACGACGAGTGGTTGCCGACCAAACTCGAAAAACAGGTCGCCGTGTTCGACGCCTACCCCGAAGTCGGGCTCGTCTACACCGGGTCGCAGGTGATAGACGGTAACGGCGACGAACTGGAGTCGGTGTTGCCCGTCGCACACGGTAACCTCACGAAGACGCTGCTGTGCGAGAACGTCATCGGGTCGTTCTCGAACGTGATGGTGCGGCGAGCGCTCGTCGAGGAGGTCGGCACGCCGGACGAGCGGTTCCCCAGTTGGCAGGATTTAGAGTGGTACGTCCGCCTGTCGAGACACTGCTCGTTTGCCGGCATCCGCGAACCGCTCATCCGGTATCAGACGGACTCACCCGGACGAATCACCGACGACGTCGACGACGCGTTGGTCTCCCGTCGACTGTTCGTCGAGAAGTTCGACCCGCTGGCCCGCGAGTACGGCCGCCTGTTCGGCCGGAAGTTCCGGGCGTGGGCCGCCTACCGGGTCGGCCGCCTGCTCGTCATGCACGGCGAGTTCGACCGGGCGCGTCCGCTCTTGGTCTCCGCCGTGAGACTGTACCCGTTCGAGCCGGCGTTCGTGACGTTCCTGCTTCCGACGCTGGGCGGCGAACGGGCGTATCGACTCCTCAAGTCGGCCAAGCGACGCGTCGGTGTCCACACCTGA
- a CDS encoding glycosyltransferase family 2 protein, whose product MAVVESVLVAVLLVSVFLVVYAYALYPLTLWAIASVVPTTTPRRERDELPEVALIVAAYNEETVIADKLENCLELDYPESKLDVVVFSDASSDRTDDIVRSYADRGIRLERIEGRVGKTACQNEVAEMVDAEVLVFSDANSMYEPDAVRTLVSSMGPDVGCVVGELQLSRKADNVEGESIWWLYNRFIKQYESRLGSVVKGNGAIYAVRSEAYVPLPADAISDFAEPLSIRSDGWRVVYEPDAVAREDTAKSVDAELNRKVRITTRSWHTLAQYLHLLNPLRYGFFSVKFASDTLLWWSTPMLSAVAFVALGALAALTGSLLYVVPFLAAVGFLLLGLVGYLLEDGRRKVPTVFHVPHYFLIGNYSLVVGAWNFVNSRNVVTWETANESSTKD is encoded by the coding sequence ATGGCAGTCGTAGAGAGCGTACTCGTCGCAGTGCTTCTCGTCAGCGTGTTTCTGGTGGTGTACGCCTACGCGCTGTACCCGCTCACACTGTGGGCGATCGCTTCAGTCGTCCCGACGACGACGCCGCGGCGGGAACGAGACGAGCTCCCGGAGGTCGCGCTGATCGTCGCCGCGTACAACGAAGAGACCGTCATCGCCGACAAGCTCGAGAACTGTCTCGAGCTCGATTACCCCGAATCGAAACTCGACGTCGTCGTCTTCTCCGACGCCTCCTCGGACCGAACCGACGACATCGTCCGCTCGTACGCCGACCGCGGGATTCGCCTCGAACGAATCGAAGGCCGCGTCGGAAAGACGGCGTGTCAGAACGAAGTCGCCGAGATGGTCGACGCCGAGGTGCTCGTCTTCTCGGACGCGAACTCGATGTACGAACCCGACGCAGTCCGCACGCTCGTCTCGTCGATGGGGCCGGACGTCGGCTGCGTCGTCGGCGAGCTCCAACTCTCCCGTAAGGCGGACAACGTGGAAGGCGAGTCCATCTGGTGGCTGTACAACCGTTTCATCAAACAGTACGAGTCCCGGCTCGGCTCGGTCGTCAAGGGTAACGGTGCCATCTACGCCGTTCGCTCGGAGGCGTACGTCCCGCTCCCCGCCGACGCCATCAGCGACTTCGCCGAACCGCTCTCGATTCGCAGCGACGGCTGGCGCGTCGTTTACGAACCCGACGCAGTCGCCCGAGAAGACACCGCAAAGAGCGTCGACGCGGAGCTCAACCGGAAAGTCCGTATCACGACGCGCTCGTGGCACACACTCGCGCAGTACCTCCACCTGTTGAACCCGCTTCGCTACGGCTTCTTCTCGGTGAAGTTCGCAAGCGACACGCTGCTGTGGTGGAGCACGCCGATGCTCTCTGCCGTCGCGTTCGTCGCACTGGGAGCGCTCGCCGCGCTGACCGGGTCGCTCCTGTACGTCGTGCCGTTTCTGGCCGCCGTCGGCTTTCTCCTCCTCGGCCTCGTCGGCTATCTCCTCGAAGACGGCCGACGGAAGGTGCCGACCGTGTTCCACGTGCCACATTACTTTCTGATCGGCAACTACAGCCTCGTCGTCGGCGCGTGGAACTTCGTCAACAGCCGAAACGTCGTGACGTGGGAGACGGCCAACGAGTCGTCGACCAAAGACTGA
- a CDS encoding glycosyltransferase family 4 protein, translated as MGLDILQLHRGPVYPPSNGEEVRIWETTKALADSGRVWLAYPNADGTEYPPGVYALDLDNPFLDYKTTRIYLWNALLGLGSDTPIERLQTRLTVRTVRRHPVNFDVVCSESPQMLRAARLLADHYDAALLLNKHNAMFDLLDQQLRSRPIPAPVRRRAVENLQAHEQAGIDDADAVVFQSAADRAEFDVPDGVRCEVITNGTNYDDIAAGGDPEAVRRGLGVREGRPVCLFVGACDYEPNEEAARRIVDEYAPALPDVEFVIVGRDPPKTARENVYTPGFVDDLPGALSMADIALCPLTMGSGTKLKMMDYLAAGLPIVTTPVGAQGIDIVDGETALVRDAAEFEAAIRELASSPDLTERLSANARELGRQYSWDELLSAYDELVTDIAERRVVAD; from the coding sequence ATGGGATTGGACATCTTACAGCTACACCGGGGGCCGGTTTATCCCCCGTCGAACGGCGAGGAGGTTCGCATCTGGGAGACGACGAAAGCGTTGGCCGACAGCGGTCGCGTGTGGCTGGCGTATCCGAACGCCGACGGCACGGAGTATCCGCCCGGCGTCTACGCGCTCGACCTCGACAACCCGTTTCTCGACTACAAGACGACCCGTATCTACCTCTGGAACGCGCTGTTGGGTCTCGGGTCGGACACGCCGATAGAACGGCTGCAGACGCGGTTGACGGTCCGAACGGTGCGTCGGCACCCGGTGAACTTCGACGTCGTCTGCAGCGAGTCGCCGCAGATGCTTCGCGCGGCGCGACTGCTCGCCGACCACTACGACGCGGCGCTGCTCTTGAACAAGCACAACGCCATGTTCGACCTGCTCGACCAGCAGTTGCGCTCGCGACCGATTCCCGCACCGGTTCGACGGCGCGCGGTCGAAAACCTCCAGGCGCACGAGCAGGCGGGTATCGACGACGCCGACGCCGTCGTCTTCCAGTCGGCCGCCGACCGCGCGGAGTTCGACGTTCCCGACGGCGTCAGATGTGAGGTCATCACCAACGGGACGAACTACGACGACATCGCCGCCGGCGGCGACCCCGAGGCGGTCCGTCGGGGACTCGGCGTCCGCGAGGGGCGGCCGGTCTGTCTGTTCGTCGGCGCGTGCGACTACGAACCGAACGAGGAGGCCGCCCGCCGAATCGTCGACGAGTACGCTCCCGCGCTGCCGGACGTCGAGTTCGTCATCGTCGGCCGCGACCCGCCGAAGACGGCCCGCGAGAACGTCTACACGCCGGGGTTCGTCGACGACCTGCCGGGAGCGCTCTCGATGGCCGATATCGCGCTCTGCCCGCTGACGATGGGGTCGGGGACGAAACTCAAGATGATGGATTATCTCGCCGCGGGCCTCCCCATCGTGACGACGCCCGTCGGCGCGCAGGGCATCGACATCGTCGACGGCGAGACGGCGCTCGTCCGCGACGCGGCCGAGTTCGAGGCGGCGATTCGAGAGCTCGCCTCCTCGCCCGACCTGACCGAGCGATTGAGCGCGAACGCCCGGGAACTCGGGCGGCAGTACTCGTGGGACGAACTCCTCTCGGCGTACGACGAACTCGTCACCGACATCGCGGAGCGGCGCGTCGTCGCCGACTGA
- a CDS encoding glycosyltransferase family 4 protein, whose protein sequence is MRVVGFTDLRPFELEAPLSTMDAESVVVSLDSDAGAFERTLSQFRRGRAALRGGDTDALVVYNGSGMLGIVSVVLSLLYGVPLVVRANGDLFRQHGEKRTEHRQTKQWGRWLAYCGLSALTRVTFRYADGFVAVSESLAETLARRTSCPPERIRVVPGPVTPSQYRRTTVADGASDTATGTMTVLTVTNLQYRGKYLGVCRLVDAMVELGERRDDVSFVVAGDGLYYDALERYVDERVGDNPLDARIHALGFVSDVAGLYASADLFAYVSEIDAYPNVVIEAQAAGLPVVASRGYGIDEQVADGETGVLVDADDSTALASLLDDLLSDPERRRRLGAAAAAQVTERNAPETLGPQMQRALEEILAGCR, encoded by the coding sequence ATGCGTGTCGTCGGGTTCACCGACCTCCGGCCGTTCGAACTCGAAGCGCCGCTGTCGACGATGGACGCCGAGAGCGTCGTCGTCTCGCTGGACTCCGACGCGGGCGCGTTCGAGCGAACGCTCTCGCAGTTCCGGCGCGGCCGCGCGGCGCTCCGCGGCGGCGACACCGACGCGCTCGTCGTCTACAACGGGTCCGGGATGTTGGGCATCGTCTCGGTGGTGCTCAGCCTCCTGTACGGCGTGCCGCTCGTCGTCAGAGCCAACGGCGACCTGTTCAGACAGCACGGCGAGAAACGCACCGAGCATCGACAGACGAAGCAGTGGGGCCGATGGCTCGCGTACTGCGGCCTCTCGGCGCTCACCCGAGTGACGTTTCGCTACGCAGACGGTTTCGTCGCCGTCTCCGAGTCGCTGGCGGAGACGCTCGCCCGCCGGACGTCGTGCCCGCCAGAGCGGATTCGCGTCGTTCCCGGTCCGGTGACGCCCTCGCAGTACCGTCGAACCACAGTCGCCGACGGCGCGTCCGACACCGCCACCGGCACGATGACCGTCCTGACCGTGACGAACCTCCAGTACCGCGGCAAGTATCTCGGCGTCTGCCGACTCGTCGACGCGATGGTCGAACTCGGCGAGCGCCGAGACGACGTCAGTTTCGTCGTCGCCGGCGACGGCCTCTACTACGACGCGCTCGAACGGTACGTCGACGAACGGGTCGGCGACAACCCGCTGGACGCGCGAATCCACGCGCTCGGGTTCGTGAGCGACGTCGCGGGGCTGTACGCCTCGGCGGACCTCTTCGCCTACGTCTCGGAGATCGACGCGTACCCGAACGTCGTCATCGAGGCGCAGGCGGCGGGACTGCCCGTCGTCGCCAGTCGCGGATACGGCATCGACGAGCAGGTAGCCGACGGCGAGACGGGGGTTCTGGTCGACGCCGACGACTCGACGGCGCTCGCGTCGCTTCTGGACGATCTTCTCTCGGACCCCGAGCGGCGACGGCGACTCGGCGCGGCGGCGGCCGCACAGGTCACAGAACGGAACGCGCCCGAGACGCTCGGCCCGCAGATGCAGCGGGCGCTCGAAGAGATTCTCGCCGGGTGTCGCTGA
- a CDS encoding DUF1616 domain-containing protein — translation MSVRESLAAQFLDLAVCAGFLVGYVVLASTLGVPSPGIAFLGGIYVAFVPGYVIVSALFPRSETTAQLRGDVRRLTLGHRLVLSVGTSLIVVALLGLVLASSPFGLFAGPTIAAVGAVNVVGLLVAAKRRWSTPPGRRFRVSLPRGPSLLTASSGLERAVTALLVVCVVVAFGGVGYAVVTPEQGETFTGFSVLTEDDAGRLTASDYPTDVVAGEASELYVQIENEEGRAVDYTAVVLLQDVDENTGTVAASSELGRFETRVSSGETDVRRFEFRPERVGTNQRVQLLLYEGSPPAEPTGANAYRTVHFWTTVRASGQANASLAPSPPSPGGSA, via the coding sequence GTGTCCGTTCGCGAATCGCTCGCCGCCCAGTTTCTCGACCTCGCCGTCTGTGCGGGCTTTCTGGTCGGCTACGTCGTACTGGCGTCAACGCTCGGCGTCCCCTCGCCGGGTATCGCCTTCCTGGGCGGCATCTACGTCGCGTTCGTCCCGGGCTACGTAATCGTCTCGGCGCTGTTCCCACGGTCGGAGACCACCGCACAGCTACGAGGCGACGTCCGGCGACTCACGCTCGGCCATCGGCTCGTCCTCTCGGTCGGCACGAGTCTCATCGTCGTCGCGCTCCTCGGACTGGTTCTCGCCAGTTCGCCGTTCGGGCTGTTCGCCGGACCCACCATCGCCGCTGTCGGGGCGGTGAACGTCGTCGGCCTGCTGGTCGCGGCGAAGCGCCGGTGGTCGACGCCGCCCGGTCGTCGGTTCCGCGTCTCCCTCCCACGCGGACCGTCGCTTCTCACCGCGTCGAGCGGCCTCGAACGCGCCGTCACCGCGCTGCTCGTGGTCTGCGTGGTGGTCGCCTTCGGAGGCGTCGGCTACGCGGTCGTCACCCCCGAACAGGGCGAGACGTTCACCGGCTTTTCGGTACTGACCGAAGACGACGCAGGGCGGTTGACCGCGAGCGACTACCCGACCGACGTCGTCGCCGGCGAGGCCAGCGAGCTCTACGTCCAGATAGAAAACGAGGAGGGGAGAGCCGTCGACTACACCGCCGTCGTGCTGCTCCAGGACGTCGACGAGAACACCGGTACGGTCGCGGCCAGTTCGGAACTCGGTCGGTTCGAGACGCGCGTCTCCTCCGGCGAGACCGACGTCCGACGGTTCGAGTTCCGGCCGGAGCGCGTCGGGACCAACCAGCGGGTACAACTGCTCCTCTACGAGGGGTCGCCGCCCGCCGAACCGACGGGGGCGAACGCCTATCGGACGGTTCACTTCTGGACGACGGTCAGAGCGAGCGGCCAGGCCAACGCGTCGCTCGCGCCGTCGCCTCCGAGTCCGGGAGGGTCGGCGTGA
- a CDS encoding polysaccharide lyase has protein sequence MTKNHGYNTPKKGTADWNVPLNENFKKIDEDIEVRDIESKLDTYEPTAGAKFLATDTGNRYLGDGEQWNLAPLPQRGAVGDLTAQNRFRVPTREQDPENAEVGELWLRTDENALKVQMANGVQTLASGESSGDSGSDGGGTTNADVTIDFADDSYLDKFDTRRTSWNTIVDGEKARTDTALQVHLEEGSHYGTDMKYYFGDNGMSEPEELWTRYYLRLDPGFEVTSDGGKLPGPAGTYDSGGWGGKPADGTNGWSARMAFMPASGGGAKLSYYCYHADMNNWGEWWGWDGTIETDRYYQIDSYVKLNTPGENDGILRGWIDGQQAMEKTDIRFRDTDDLKVESLWFNIYHGGGDTSPSDNMLYFDNLQMSTSGPLD, from the coding sequence ATGACGAAAAACCACGGCTACAACACACCGAAGAAAGGAACCGCCGACTGGAACGTACCACTGAACGAGAATTTCAAGAAAATCGATGAAGACATCGAAGTCCGAGACATCGAGTCGAAGCTCGACACGTACGAGCCGACGGCGGGGGCGAAGTTCCTGGCGACCGACACGGGTAACCGGTATCTCGGTGACGGCGAGCAGTGGAACCTCGCGCCGCTGCCGCAGCGCGGAGCGGTCGGCGACCTGACCGCGCAGAATCGGTTCCGCGTTCCGACGCGCGAACAGGACCCCGAAAACGCCGAGGTCGGCGAACTGTGGCTTCGGACCGACGAGAACGCGCTCAAAGTCCAGATGGCCAACGGCGTGCAGACGCTCGCCAGCGGCGAAAGCTCCGGCGACAGCGGTAGCGACGGCGGCGGCACGACCAACGCCGACGTCACCATCGACTTCGCCGACGACTCGTACCTCGACAAGTTCGACACTCGCAGGACGAGTTGGAACACCATCGTCGACGGCGAGAAGGCGCGCACCGACACGGCGCTTCAGGTCCACCTCGAAGAGGGCAGCCACTACGGTACCGACATGAAGTACTACTTCGGCGACAACGGCATGTCGGAACCCGAAGAGCTCTGGACCCGCTACTACCTCCGCTTGGACCCCGGCTTCGAGGTCACCTCCGACGGCGGGAAACTCCCCGGTCCGGCGGGAACGTACGACAGCGGCGGGTGGGGCGGAAAGCCCGCCGACGGGACGAACGGGTGGTCCGCGCGGATGGCGTTCATGCCGGCCAGCGGCGGCGGTGCCAAACTGTCGTACTACTGCTACCACGCCGACATGAACAACTGGGGCGAGTGGTGGGGCTGGGACGGCACGATCGAGACCGACCGCTACTACCAGATCGACAGCTACGTCAAGCTCAACACGCCCGGCGAGAACGACGGTATCCTCCGCGGCTGGATAGACGGCCAGCAGGCGATGGAGAAGACCGACATCCGGTTCCGCGACACCGACGACCTGAAGGTGGAGTCGCTGTGGTTCAACATCTACCACGGCGGTGGCGACACGTCGCCCAGCGACAACATGCTCTACTTCGACAACCTCCAGATGTCGACGAGCGGTCCGCTGGACTGA
- a CDS encoding class I SAM-dependent methyltransferase encodes MWPPELEFVCGDCGSRLSRRRESRDGQCHSGWQVDDDGIVRLLDVDAAAEDSEEIHTLVAALRTEGMTAFKRAEKFESELQRIHPDFEYESWLNPDQADWLRIEPLAGKTVLELGSRYGALTRSLARRADHVVAVDTNLDGLRFSAAMREPAETENLTLVHGDAGALPFGDDQFDVVVINGVLKHVGADDRSDDPVRAQRSFLRRVRRWLRPGGRLLMSEWNRLDPVYRFTSLVPAAVETAVLDAGGRRHSSSVRLHSERGYVRLLERAGFRDVAVSYAVPNRRSPAFVFSDEQLLATFLRRKLVSLGSCVHGSVTPQSLSRVPFPPGTARLIGALTPAYKISADAP; translated from the coding sequence ATGTGGCCACCGGAGTTGGAGTTCGTCTGTGGGGACTGTGGGTCCCGTCTCTCCCGTCGGCGGGAGTCGCGGGACGGGCAGTGCCACAGCGGCTGGCAGGTCGACGACGACGGCATCGTCCGGCTGCTCGACGTCGACGCCGCGGCCGAGGACTCCGAGGAGATCCACACGCTCGTCGCGGCGCTGCGTACCGAGGGGATGACCGCGTTCAAGCGGGCCGAGAAGTTCGAGTCCGAGCTTCAGCGGATCCACCCCGACTTCGAGTACGAGTCGTGGCTCAACCCCGACCAGGCCGACTGGCTCCGTATCGAACCGCTCGCGGGGAAGACGGTGCTCGAACTCGGCAGTCGATACGGAGCGCTCACGCGCTCGCTCGCTCGGCGCGCCGACCACGTCGTCGCCGTCGACACCAATCTCGACGGGTTGCGATTCTCCGCGGCGATGCGGGAGCCCGCGGAGACGGAGAACCTCACGCTCGTCCACGGCGACGCGGGGGCGCTCCCGTTCGGTGACGACCAGTTCGACGTGGTGGTGATAAACGGCGTGCTGAAACACGTCGGGGCGGACGACCGGTCGGACGACCCCGTTCGCGCACAGCGTTCGTTTCTCCGACGGGTCCGCCGTTGGCTTCGGCCGGGCGGCCGTCTCTTGATGAGCGAGTGGAACCGGCTGGACCCGGTTTATCGCTTCACTTCTCTCGTTCCCGCGGCCGTCGAAACGGCCGTTCTCGACGCCGGCGGTCGTCGTCACTCGTCGTCGGTTCGACTCCACTCCGAACGCGGGTACGTCCGCCTGCTCGAACGTGCGGGCTTTCGGGACGTGGCCGTCTCGTACGCCGTTCCGAATCGGCGCTCGCCGGCGTTCGTCTTCTCCGACGAGCAACTGCTCGCGACGTTTCTCAGACGGAAACTGGTGTCGCTCGGGAGCTGTGTTCACGGTTCGGTCACCCCCCAATCGCTGTCGCGCGTTCCGTTTCCGCCGGGGACCGCACGTCTAATAGGTGCACTCACACCGGCGTACAAGATCAGCGCCGACGCCCCATGA
- a CDS encoding right-handed parallel beta-helix repeat-containing protein: MAEDDRPSWRSSSDTAARDDGTLPRRDLLTAVAGVAGVSGLAGCLGLFDSEDSQGGGQTPTGNEVGDTPPSIIVWQDGEGIVRAETGNGPIESGRRPAAVIQAALDASAQQAGIQSVEVVGNYVLSRPVNLQERTVLNLRNARLTVGGNYAAISVNGISQAAIVGGLLDGSSQSDGEQYLGVLSLSNADQVVVDGTEVQNGGYYGVNLYECNDCVLNGIRAHDNFRHGIHPGTDTEGRGYFNWLTHCITDNNGVDGVNDRGTTVPGESLDNAFYNCLSRDNGRSGFILDGGVGADDVAARFDVVGCRAFQNGSHGIQLTNCRVSAVNVITRSNGQSGLLLNGGVQASVLNPRSSDHSGPNAGGITIRNSDSAAPRHVVVYGGESTNNSHNVRIASGSNAGPITLRDIDLREAETRPLWLGEDVPTELTVSNVSGYRTTNRGDQTASGDGSTSTFRWVHGLAAPPRSVSVTPASAAAAGPFSVTNDGGAIEVTYRTPPEQGDGNLQWWWSAHAY; the protein is encoded by the coding sequence ATGGCTGAGGACGACCGACCGAGCTGGCGCTCGTCGTCGGACACCGCGGCGAGAGACGACGGGACGCTGCCGCGTCGTGACCTTCTGACGGCAGTAGCCGGTGTCGCCGGCGTGTCCGGTCTCGCGGGCTGTCTCGGCCTGTTCGACTCCGAGGACTCGCAGGGAGGCGGCCAGACGCCGACCGGAAACGAGGTTGGAGATACGCCCCCGTCCATCATCGTCTGGCAGGACGGCGAGGGCATCGTCCGCGCGGAGACCGGGAACGGACCGATCGAGTCGGGTCGACGACCCGCGGCGGTCATCCAGGCCGCGCTCGACGCGTCCGCCCAGCAGGCCGGTATACAGAGCGTCGAGGTGGTCGGCAACTACGTTCTCTCGCGGCCGGTCAACCTCCAAGAGCGGACCGTGTTGAACCTCAGAAACGCCCGCCTCACCGTCGGCGGAAACTACGCGGCGATCTCGGTGAACGGCATCTCTCAGGCGGCGATCGTCGGCGGCCTCCTCGACGGGAGCAGCCAGTCCGACGGCGAGCAGTATCTCGGAGTGCTCTCGCTCAGCAACGCAGACCAGGTCGTCGTCGACGGCACGGAGGTGCAGAACGGCGGGTACTACGGGGTCAACCTCTACGAGTGCAACGACTGCGTGCTCAACGGCATCCGCGCGCACGACAACTTTCGGCACGGCATCCATCCGGGGACCGACACGGAGGGCCGAGGGTACTTCAATTGGCTCACGCACTGTATCACCGACAACAACGGCGTCGACGGCGTCAACGACAGGGGTACGACGGTGCCGGGGGAGTCGCTCGACAACGCGTTCTACAACTGCCTGAGCCGCGACAACGGGCGAAGCGGCTTCATTCTCGACGGCGGCGTCGGAGCCGACGACGTGGCCGCGCGGTTCGACGTCGTCGGCTGTCGGGCCTTCCAGAACGGGAGCCACGGCATCCAGCTGACGAACTGTCGCGTTTCGGCGGTCAACGTCATCACACGGTCGAACGGTCAGTCGGGTCTCCTGCTCAACGGAGGAGTTCAGGCGTCGGTGCTGAATCCGCGGTCGAGCGACCACAGTGGCCCCAACGCCGGCGGAATCACGATTCGTAACAGCGATTCGGCCGCGCCGAGACACGTCGTCGTCTACGGCGGCGAGTCGACGAACAACAGTCACAACGTCCGCATCGCCTCGGGGTCGAACGCCGGTCCGATAACCCTTCGGGACATCGACCTCCGGGAGGCCGAAACGCGGCCGCTCTGGCTCGGTGAGGACGTTCCCACCGAGTTGACCGTCTCGAACGTCTCGGGCTACCGGACCACGAACCGGGGAGACCAGACGGCCAGCGGCGACGGTTCGACATCGACGTTCCGGTGGGTGCACGGGCTCGCAGCACCGCCGCGGTCGGTCAGCGTGACGCCCGCCAGCGCCGCCGCCGCGGGACCGTTCAGCGTCACGAACGACGGGGGCGCCATCGAAGTCACGTATCGCACGCCGCCGGAGCAAGGTGATGGCAATCTCCAGTGGTGGTGGAGCGCGCACGCTTACTGA
- a CDS encoding GNAT family N-acetyltransferase, with amino-acid sequence MTIAVSKATGRDRQAWNTYVERAPHATPFHRLEALEALRDVSDTTLHLLIGREGEEVFGIFPLFEGSVGPFSSVRCPPTEHDVPYLGPVWLDVNHLSQRKQEMWNHQFVGAVCEWIDEEIDPDHLDIRTVDRYPDVRPFIWADLDVRPAYTYVLDLEPGAEEIKSRFSRSTRRYVRDVDDYDIDERGYEGIEYAVDQYHERYESAGVSVELCKALYDALPDGCVRPYVLSVDGRFVGARLTVELGDTIYAWVSAANVEEADVPVNELVEWYVIRDAAERGLSRYDFVGGMVPSLCRYKSQFAPVPRALYLVQRQRPWMRGASMLYNRLPDRVRTLV; translated from the coding sequence ATGACGATAGCCGTGTCCAAAGCGACGGGCAGAGACCGCCAAGCGTGGAACACGTACGTCGAGCGAGCGCCGCACGCGACGCCGTTTCACCGACTGGAAGCGTTGGAGGCGTTGCGCGACGTGAGCGACACGACGTTACACCTGCTCATCGGACGAGAGGGTGAGGAGGTGTTCGGGATATTTCCGCTGTTCGAGGGGAGCGTCGGGCCGTTCTCGTCGGTTCGCTGTCCGCCGACCGAACACGACGTCCCGTATCTGGGACCGGTGTGGCTCGACGTCAACCACCTCTCTCAGCGGAAGCAGGAGATGTGGAATCACCAGTTCGTCGGGGCGGTCTGTGAGTGGATCGACGAGGAGATAGACCCCGACCACCTCGACATCCGAACGGTCGACCGCTACCCCGACGTTCGGCCGTTCATCTGGGCGGACCTCGACGTGCGTCCGGCGTACACGTACGTCCTCGACCTCGAACCGGGAGCCGAGGAGATCAAGAGCCGCTTCAGCCGAAGCACGAGACGGTACGTCCGCGACGTGGACGACTACGACATCGACGAGCGAGGCTACGAGGGCATCGAGTACGCCGTCGACCAGTACCACGAACGCTACGAGAGCGCCGGCGTCTCCGTCGAACTCTGCAAGGCGCTGTACGACGCGCTCCCCGACGGCTGCGTCAGACCGTACGTCCTCTCCGTCGACGGCCGATTCGTCGGCGCGAGACTCACCGTCGAACTCGGCGACACGATATACGCGTGGGTCAGCGCGGCCAACGTCGAGGAAGCCGACGTGCCGGTGAACGAGCTCGTCGAGTGGTACGTCATCCGCGACGCCGCCGAACGAGGGCTCTCGCGGTACGATTTCGTCGGCGGGATGGTTCCGAGCCTCTGTCGGTACAAATCGCAGTTCGCGCCGGTGCCCAGAGCGCTGTACCTCGTGCAGCGACAGCGCCCGTGGATGCGGGGCGCGTCGATGCTGTACAACCGACTGCCGGACCGCGTGCGGACGCTCGTCTGA